The following are encoded in a window of Apis mellifera strain DH4 linkage group LG10, Amel_HAv3.1, whole genome shotgun sequence genomic DNA:
- the LOC100577027 gene encoding DNA repair protein XRCC1, whose amino-acid sequence MIIKLAKVISCSSEHLSYPVSNLLQHRSNSSWRCAKPGEMLATVIFQMAEPSCIIGLDIGNYRSCVVVVTASTSSEPDNWIPIVNHQFLTHDEAVNGQFKDQVQIFAKKDLNPDTLKIKFDRVKVTCMQSANLKELFGLSFIVLKTEVVVDLGLDIFGRFKLKNPEEDTDKLIDNLKEKYMKMINNKKPDYKNELLAKIKETSMNNFSIRQEENREPMKRPLLEKLEAGKKEEVFGIKEKESNSSISINNSKQKNKKIENDKPVVRTPFGDIVSSPSFKINKKDIKKNENQKYSNINSKKRSLSPEESSSKENINKKKQDCPQCQDESETKICNNCGLLSKPKLITRPEKVAKKQDDQRPKKLFSKLFEDVSFSLSGYVNPQRDEIRKKALQMGAKYIADPNTTNKKCSHLICAFKNTPKHQQLKNHSKIVTHNFIEDCFNEKKRFPWRRYALDIKDKSEPESEEEILSSSSPPRIINVFDQDTDSDSNY is encoded by the exons ATGATTATTAAACTTGCTAAAGTAATAAGTTGTTCTTCAGAACACTTATCCTATCCTGTTTCTAATCTTTTGCAACATCGTTCAAATTCTTCATGGCGTTGTGCCAAACCTGGAGAAATGCTTGCTactgttatttttcaaatggcAGAACCATCTTGTATTATTGGCTTAGACATTGGCAATTATCGTAGTTGTGTAGTAGTTGTTACTGCTTCTACTTCATCGGAGCCTGACAATTGGATTCCTATTGtaaatcatcaatttttaacaCATGATGAAGCTGTCAATGGCCAATTTAAAGATCAAGTGcagatatttgcaaaaaaagatcttaatcctgatacattaaaaataaagtttgatCGTGTAAAAGTAACTTGCATGCAATCtgcaaatttgaaagaattatttggaTTATCTTTTATTGTATTGAAAACAGAAGTTGTAGTTGATTTAGGGTTAGATATTTTTGgaagatttaaattgaaaaatccagAAGAAGATACTGacaaattaatagataatttaaaagaaaaatatatgaaaatgataaacaataaaaaaccagattataaaaatgaattacttgcaaagattaaagaaactagtatgaataatttttctatacgaCAAGAAGAGAATAGAGAACCAATGAAAAGAccattattggaaaaattagaagctggaaaaaaagaagaagtatttgggattaaagaaaaagaatctaatagttcaatttcaataaataattctaaacaaaaaaataaaaaaattgaaaatgataaaccAGTAGTAAGAACTCCATTTGGTGATATTGTATCTTCaccttcatttaaaataaataaaaaagatataaaaaagaacgaaaaccaaaaatatagtaatataaatagtaaaaaacgTTCTTTAAGCCCTGAAGAAAGttcatcaaaagaaaatataaataaaaaaaaacaagattgtCCTCAATGTCAAGATGAATCTGAAACtaaaatatgcaataattGTGGATTATTATCAAAACCTAAACTAATAACCAGGCCAGAAAAAGTTGCAAAAAAGCAAGATGATCAAAgaccaaaaaaattattttcaaagcttTTTGAAGATGTATCATTTTCACTTAGTGGTTATGTTAATCCGCAGAGagatgaaattagaaaaaaggcTCTTCAAATGGGAGCAAAATATATTGCTGATCCCAATacaactaataaaaaatgctCTCATTTAATTTGTGCCTTTAAAAATACACCAAAGCATCAGCAATTAAAGAACCATTCTAAAATTGTTACACACAATTTTATTGAAGATtgttttaatgaaaagaaaag attTCCTTGGAGGCGTTATGCTTTGGATATCAAAGATAAATCTGAACCTGAaagtgaagaagaaattttaagtaGTTCATCTCCACctagaataattaatgtatttgaTCAAGATACTGATTcagattctaattattaa